One Deinococcus radiopugnans ATCC 19172 DNA segment encodes these proteins:
- a CDS encoding lysophospholipid acyltransferase family protein: MPAQPEAIPTPHPRLYPVIHWCVGRVVAYGGGVQVSGLDHLPRGGPEGGVIVAGTHALALDPFTIGYAIPPALHRLQFMAKRDAFEWKVVGPHAIGPVLRATGAFPVDRSGRDPRALRQALRVLGRGGMVGIFPQGTRRGQGLYGGAALLALKAGVPIVPVRVWHERPAWLPRGLPGGRWHVRFGPPLHPHGDTLRGLTLRWENAVSVL, translated from the coding sequence ATGCCTGCCCAGCCTGAAGCCATTCCTACCCCGCATCCCCGGCTCTACCCCGTCATCCACTGGTGCGTGGGGCGCGTCGTGGCTTACGGCGGCGGCGTCCAGGTCAGCGGCCTGGACCATCTGCCGCGCGGCGGCCCGGAGGGGGGGGTCATCGTCGCCGGCACCCACGCGCTGGCCCTGGACCCCTTCACCATCGGCTACGCCATTCCGCCCGCGCTGCACCGCCTGCAATTCATGGCCAAGCGCGATGCCTTCGAGTGGAAGGTGGTCGGCCCTCACGCCATCGGGCCGGTTCTGCGTGCCACCGGGGCATTTCCGGTGGACCGCAGTGGGCGCGATCCCCGTGCGCTGCGGCAGGCGCTGCGGGTGCTGGGGCGCGGCGGCATGGTGGGCATCTTCCCGCAGGGCACGCGGCGCGGTCAGGGCCTGTACGGCGGCGCGGCGTTGCTGGCCCTGAAAGCCGGGGTGCCCATCGTTCCGGTGCGGGTGTGGCACGAGCGCCCGGCGTGGCTGCCGCGCGGGCTGCCCGGCGGGCGCTGGCACGTGCGCTTCGGGCCGCCGCTGCACCCGCACGGCGACACCCTGCGCGGCCTGACCCTGCGCTGGGAAAACGCGGTGAGCGTGCTGTAG
- the cmk gene encoding (d)CMP kinase has product MIVTIDGVAASGKSSVSGGVARALGVPYVSSGLLYRAATLLGLEARLDLHDAPAVLAHLQGHPLRLEPLAGGNRIWQGDRELTGELHSTRVDAGVSVVAALPEVRAWVDAQLRALPAPFVAEGRDMGTAVFPHAGAKFYLTASPRIRAQRRAQERPEDVPAIEAALVRRDELDRVQSAPAPDAVVIDTGPLTLDGVIQTILAQLPAQLTSA; this is encoded by the coding sequence ATGATCGTGACCATTGACGGCGTGGCGGCCAGCGGCAAATCCAGCGTGTCAGGCGGCGTGGCGCGGGCGCTGGGCGTGCCGTATGTCAGTAGCGGCCTGCTGTACCGCGCCGCCACCCTGCTGGGCCTGGAGGCGCGGCTGGACCTGCACGACGCTCCCGCAGTGCTGGCCCACCTGCAAGGCCACCCCCTGCGGCTGGAACCGCTGGCCGGGGGCAACCGGATCTGGCAGGGCGACCGAGAGTTGACCGGCGAGCTGCACTCCACCCGCGTCGACGCAGGCGTGAGCGTGGTGGCCGCCCTGCCCGAGGTGCGCGCCTGGGTGGACGCCCAGCTTCGCGCCCTGCCCGCCCCCTTCGTGGCCGAGGGCCGGGACATGGGGACCGCCGTGTTTCCGCACGCCGGGGCCAAGTTCTACCTGACGGCCAGCCCGCGCATTCGTGCCCAGCGCCGCGCCCAGGAGCGCCCGGAGGACGTGCCCGCCATCGAGGCCGCGCTGGTGCGCCGCGACGAGCTGGACCGCGTGCAGAGCGCCCCGGCCCCCGACGCCGTGGTAATCGACACCGGCCCGCTGACCCTGGACGGCGTGATTCAGACCATTCTCGCCCAACTGCCCGCGCAGCTCACCTCTGCCTGA
- a CDS encoding cobalamin B12-binding domain-containing protein produces the protein MDHNKNETTDRRIRVLIAKPGMDGHDRGAKVVARALRDAGMEVIYTGLRQTAEMIVNAAVQEDVDAIGLSVLSGAHMHYFRDVMALLKEKDATDIIVFGGGIIPDQDLPKLKELGVGQVFTPGANTEDAATYLKGAVSERWRAQGEG, from the coding sequence ATGGACCACAACAAGAATGAAACGACAGACCGCCGGATACGGGTGCTGATCGCCAAGCCGGGCATGGACGGCCATGACCGGGGCGCCAAGGTGGTGGCCCGCGCCCTGCGCGACGCCGGAATGGAAGTGATCTACACCGGCCTGCGCCAGACCGCCGAGATGATCGTGAACGCCGCCGTGCAGGAGGACGTGGACGCCATTGGCCTGAGCGTGCTGTCCGGCGCGCACATGCACTACTTCCGCGACGTGATGGCCCTGCTGAAAGAGAAGGACGCCACCGACATCATCGTCTTCGGCGGTGGCATCATCCCCGATCAGGACCTGCCCAAGTTGAAGGAGCTGGGCGTGGGCCAGGTGTTCACGCCCGGCGCGAATACCGAGGACGCCGCCACCTACCTGAAGGGGGCCGTGAGTGAGCGCTGGCGGGCGCAGGGGGAAGGATGA
- a CDS encoding MFS transporter: MSQAAPAPAAPARVQLGRLAPLYAAQALATGATTVSTILASIIMGTLGFGTLSGLPSTLISVSAALSAGFFGALMLRSGRRLGLGLAFALGTLGAVLGFFGGKLGLTPLFLVGASMMGAAQGGYQQARYAAAESVPDNRRGTALGALMLMSVLGSFLMTGFSRPIERLAVTFGTTPEIVGWLVGGALLGVAALLMLLWTPVREPVAATVAGSTRKAPSFAEAFRVPGVRSTALALATAQGLMVTLMSLTPLRAHNMGMDHNSIAALISGHILGMFGFGWLTGPLIDRLGVRVGYVGGAVLLCTAALTASLPGAGALGLSMFLLGLGWNLAFVSGSKSLTRFPAVQGVTDGLGYITAGAGTLLGGFVIARAGFPMLAYICAVLALLPLFSAWRAGKAPAPAGKAA; encoded by the coding sequence ATGAGCCAGGCTGCCCCGGCACCAGCCGCCCCCGCCCGCGTTCAGCTGGGACGGCTGGCGCCGCTGTACGCCGCGCAGGCGCTGGCGACGGGCGCCACGACGGTCAGCACCATCCTGGCGAGCATCATCATGGGCACGCTGGGCTTCGGCACCCTGTCGGGCCTGCCCAGCACCCTGATCAGCGTGTCGGCGGCGCTGTCGGCCGGCTTTTTCGGGGCGCTGATGCTGCGTTCGGGGCGCCGGCTGGGGCTGGGGCTGGCCTTCGCGCTGGGCACGCTGGGGGCGGTGCTGGGCTTTTTTGGCGGCAAGCTGGGCCTCACGCCGCTGTTCCTGGTGGGCGCGTCCATGATGGGCGCGGCGCAGGGCGGCTACCAGCAGGCCCGCTACGCCGCCGCCGAGAGTGTGCCGGACAACCGGCGCGGCACGGCCCTGGGCGCGTTGATGCTGATGAGCGTGCTGGGCTCGTTTTTGATGACCGGCTTCTCGCGTCCCATCGAGCGGCTGGCCGTCACCTTCGGCACCACCCCGGAAATCGTGGGCTGGCTGGTGGGCGGCGCGCTGCTGGGCGTGGCCGCGCTGCTGATGCTGCTGTGGACCCCGGTGCGTGAGCCGGTGGCGGCCACCGTGGCCGGATCCACCCGCAAGGCTCCCTCCTTCGCAGAGGCGTTCCGCGTTCCCGGCGTTCGCAGCACCGCCCTGGCGCTGGCGACGGCGCAGGGCCTGATGGTCACGCTGATGAGCCTGACCCCGCTGCGGGCGCACAACATGGGCATGGACCACAACAGCATTGCCGCGCTGATCAGCGGCCACATTCTGGGGATGTTCGGCTTCGGCTGGCTGACCGGGCCACTGATCGACCGGCTGGGCGTGCGCGTCGGCTACGTGGGCGGCGCCGTGCTGCTGTGCACGGCGGCCCTGACCGCATCGCTGCCAGGCGCAGGAGCGCTGGGCCTGAGCATGTTCCTGCTGGGGCTGGGCTGGAACCTGGCCTTCGTGTCGGGCAGCAAGTCGCTGACCCGCTTTCCCGCCGTGCAGGGCGTCACTGACGGTCTGGGTTACATCACGGCGGGCGCGGGCACGCTGCTGGGCGGCTTCGTGATCGCCCGCGCCGGCTTCCCGATGCTGGCCTACATCTGCGCGGTGCTGGCGCTGCTGCCGCTGTTCAGTGCGTGGCGGGCCGGAAAGGCGCCCGCCCCCGCCGGGAAGGCCGCATGA
- a CDS encoding XdhC family protein, protein MNAAETRALLDALNAATERGQRAAIATVVGVQGSAYRREGTRMLVLDDGAQVCMLSGGCLEAEVVEVALEVIRSGVPTITHYDLSEDATWGLGIGCGGSVDVRVERVDADDPVMGAWLAALGQGELAALAVPLKGEGRLLITADGETQGHLSPALLRDFAVQAARERLGQLEPRAVTLAAPDGTPVFIDISTPPPVLVLYGAGHDAMPLSRGAHDLGYEVHVIDPRGAYLTPGRFPGAILHDLAPEDLGGFTPPARASLLIMNHHLDRDRVCLHHALNSGAPYVGVLGPLSRAQGLLDELEAEGVTFSDAELARLRAPVGLRLGAEAPEEVALSILAELMAWRRGYDGGFLSGHAGRIHDAHTHAASPALGASPEQ, encoded by the coding sequence ATGAACGCCGCCGAGACCCGCGCCCTGCTGGACGCGCTGAACGCCGCCACCGAGCGGGGCCAGCGCGCCGCCATCGCCACCGTCGTGGGCGTGCAGGGCAGCGCCTACCGCCGCGAGGGCACCCGCATGCTGGTGCTGGACGACGGCGCGCAGGTGTGCATGCTCTCCGGCGGCTGTCTGGAGGCGGAAGTGGTGGAAGTCGCGCTGGAAGTGATCCGCAGCGGCGTTCCCACCATCACCCACTACGACCTGTCCGAGGACGCCACCTGGGGCCTGGGCATCGGCTGTGGCGGCAGCGTGGACGTGCGCGTGGAGCGGGTGGACGCGGATGACCCGGTGATGGGCGCGTGGCTTGCGGCGCTGGGGCAAGGGGAGCTGGCCGCGCTGGCCGTGCCCCTGAAAGGCGAGGGCCGCCTCCTGATTACGGCGGACGGGGAAACCCAGGGCCACCTCTCCCCCGCCCTGCTGCGCGACTTTGCCGTCCAGGCCGCGCGGGAACGCCTGGGACAGCTGGAACCTCGCGCCGTCACGCTGGCCGCGCCGGACGGGACGCCCGTATTCATCGACATCAGCACGCCGCCGCCGGTGCTGGTGCTGTACGGCGCGGGCCACGACGCCATGCCGCTCTCGCGCGGGGCGCACGATCTGGGCTACGAGGTGCATGTGATTGACCCGCGCGGCGCGTACCTGACGCCGGGGCGTTTTCCAGGGGCCATTCTGCATGACCTCGCGCCGGAGGACCTGGGGGGATTCACGCCGCCCGCCCGCGCCAGCCTGCTGATCATGAACCACCATCTGGACCGGGACCGGGTCTGCCTGCATCACGCGCTGAACTCCGGCGCACCTTACGTGGGTGTGCTGGGGCCGCTGAGCCGCGCCCAGGGCCTACTGGATGAGTTGGAGGCCGAGGGCGTGACCTTCAGCGACGCCGAACTGGCCCGCCTGCGCGCCCCCGTCGGCCTGCGCCTGGGCGCCGAAGCCCCCGAGGAGGTGGCCCTGAGCATCCTGGCCGAACTGATGGCGTGGCGGCGCGGCTATGACGGCGGCTTCCTGAGCGGCCATGCCGGGCGCATTCACGACGCCCACACCCACGCGGCCAGCCCGGCGCTGGGAGCGTCCCCGGAACAG